The Streptomyces laurentii genome contains a region encoding:
- a CDS encoding non-ribosomal peptide synthetase (identified by MetaGeneAnnotator; putative;~sequence version:1) has protein sequence MTESEWVNELCLLFGEVLGMPHVEPDDSFFDLGGHSLLASKLTRRIHESYGIKIPVRRVYQAPTPRTLAAYLRAA, from the coding sequence GTGACCGAATCCGAGTGGGTGAACGAACTCTGCCTGCTGTTCGGCGAAGTGCTCGGCATGCCGCACGTCGAGCCGGACGACAGCTTCTTCGACCTGGGCGGGCATTCCCTCCTGGCGTCCAAGCTGACCCGCCGTATCCACGAGTCGTACGGCATCAAGATCCCGGTGCGCCGCGTCTACCAGGCGCCCACGCCCAGGACCCTCGCCGCGTATCTCCGCGCGGCCTGA
- a CDS encoding hypothetical protein (identified by MetaGeneAnnotator; putative;~sequence version:1) encodes MATGDPGVLDRRTLNRSLLARQLLVERSEMTASAAIGHLVGMQAQAPNPPYVGLWTRLAGFRVDDLAGLVTAREVVRLVLMRGTIHLVTAEDCLALRPVLRGALEQGLKGTFGRKLDGVDTAQVAAAGRELVEKETLTLGGLGTRLAERWPDREPFALANAVRNLVPLVQVPPRGLWGESGQAVHTTAESWLGRPLAADATPDAMVERYLAAFGPATVKDIQVWSGMTRLADAVGRLRPRLRSFRDENGQELVDLLDAPLPDADTPVPVRFLPEFDNILLSHADRSRIITEEQRKLVFTRNGLIKSTFLVDGFVGGLWRIEQRRKAATLVLEPFRELRARDKEALAAEGERLLSFAAAEATARDLRFD; translated from the coding sequence ATGGCGACTGGAGACCCGGGCGTGCTGGACCGCAGGACGCTCAACCGGAGCCTGCTGGCCCGCCAACTGCTCGTCGAACGCTCGGAGATGACCGCCTCGGCCGCGATCGGCCATCTGGTCGGCATGCAGGCCCAGGCACCCAACCCGCCCTACGTCGGGCTGTGGACCCGGCTCGCGGGCTTCCGCGTCGACGATCTGGCCGGCCTGGTCACGGCCCGCGAGGTGGTCCGGCTCGTGCTGATGCGCGGCACCATCCACCTGGTGACGGCGGAGGACTGCCTGGCCCTGCGGCCGGTGCTGCGAGGCGCCCTGGAACAGGGTCTCAAGGGCACCTTCGGCCGCAAGCTCGACGGGGTCGACACCGCGCAGGTGGCGGCGGCGGGGCGGGAGTTGGTGGAGAAGGAGACGCTCACCCTGGGCGGCCTCGGGACGCGGCTCGCCGAACGCTGGCCGGACCGCGAGCCGTTCGCCCTCGCCAACGCCGTACGCAACCTGGTGCCGCTGGTGCAGGTGCCGCCGCGCGGGCTGTGGGGCGAGAGCGGCCAGGCCGTGCACACGACCGCCGAGTCCTGGCTCGGCCGGCCGCTCGCGGCCGACGCCACGCCGGACGCCATGGTCGAGCGCTATCTGGCGGCGTTCGGCCCGGCCACCGTCAAGGACATCCAGGTCTGGTCCGGCATGACCCGGCTCGCCGACGCCGTGGGCCGGCTGCGGCCGCGGCTGCGCAGCTTCCGCGACGAGAACGGCCAGGAGCTGGTCGACCTGCTCGACGCCCCGCTGCCCGACGCGGACACGCCCGTACCGGTGCGGTTCCTGCCCGAGTTCGACAACATCCTGCTGTCGCACGCCGACCGCTCCCGCATCATCACCGAGGAGCAGCGCAAGCTGGTCTTCACCCGCAACGGCCTGATCAAGTCGACGTTCCTCGTCGACGGGTTCGTCGGCGGACTGTGGCGGATCGAGCAGCGCCGCAAGGCCGCGACCCTGGTCCTGGAGCCCTTCCGGGAGCTGCGCGCCCGCGACAAGGAGGCGCTCGCGGCCGAGGGCGAGCGGCTGCTGTCCTTCGCCGCGGCCGAGGCCACGGCGCGGGACCTCCGCTTCGACTGA
- a CDS encoding hypothetical protein (identified by MetaGeneAnnotator; putative;~sequence version:1) — MSSGRVELPAVSREVRLASYPGDDVTLDTFAFGESELSEPGEGQVVVRNDWMTLGSVARDQMNPDTKLPIPVFQPGVAMWGRTVGTVVRSNSDALAVGDLVEHFNGWREYAVGTAHEFFRRDRALLPGPEYFLSQGPTAWHGMVGTAEVREGDTVFVSGATNGVGALAGQIARLRGAKRVIGSTGSKAKIDFLVDELGFDAAFDYHDGPVAERLAELAPDGLDVVFDNVGGEQFEAAVAHAARGARFALCGVLSGQHGGGEGGSPRLPLMSAITKDLTLRGFATLHTPDQIEEWNARFGAWLGEDRIVFPHTVVEGGVDALPQAFLDLLDRKYSGTVLVRMS, encoded by the coding sequence ATGAGCAGCGGCAGAGTCGAGCTTCCGGCCGTCAGCCGGGAGGTCCGGCTGGCGTCGTACCCCGGTGACGACGTCACCCTGGACACCTTCGCGTTCGGCGAGTCGGAGCTGTCCGAGCCGGGCGAGGGACAGGTCGTCGTCCGCAACGACTGGATGACCCTCGGCTCCGTCGCCCGCGACCAGATGAACCCGGACACCAAGCTGCCGATCCCCGTCTTCCAGCCGGGCGTCGCCATGTGGGGCCGGACCGTCGGCACGGTCGTCCGCTCGAACAGCGACGCGCTCGCCGTCGGCGACCTGGTGGAGCACTTCAACGGCTGGCGCGAGTACGCCGTCGGCACGGCCCACGAGTTCTTCCGGCGCGACCGCGCGCTGCTGCCCGGCCCCGAGTACTTCCTGTCGCAGGGCCCGACGGCCTGGCACGGCATGGTCGGCACGGCGGAGGTCCGCGAGGGCGACACGGTCTTCGTGTCCGGGGCGACCAACGGCGTCGGCGCGCTGGCGGGGCAGATCGCCAGGCTGCGCGGGGCGAAGCGGGTCATCGGCAGCACGGGCTCCAAGGCGAAGATCGACTTCCTGGTCGACGAGCTCGGCTTCGACGCCGCCTTCGACTACCACGACGGCCCGGTGGCCGAACGGCTCGCGGAGCTGGCCCCGGACGGGCTCGACGTCGTCTTCGACAACGTCGGCGGCGAGCAGTTCGAGGCCGCCGTGGCGCACGCGGCCCGCGGCGCCCGCTTCGCGCTGTGCGGGGTGCTGTCCGGCCAGCACGGCGGGGGCGAGGGCGGCAGCCCGCGGCTGCCGCTGATGTCCGCGATCACCAAGGACCTGACGCTGCGCGGCTTCGCCACCCTGCACACCCCCGACCAGATCGAGGAGTGGAACGCGCGGTTCGGCGCCTGGCTCGGCGAGGACCGGATCGTCTTCCCGCACACCGTCGTCGAGGGCGGGGTCGACGCCCTGCCGCAGGCGTTCCTGGACCTGCTGGACCGCAAGTACAGCGGCACGGTCCTGGTGCGGATGAGCTGA
- a CDS encoding FAD dependent oxidoreductase (identified by MetaGeneAnnotator; putative;~sequence version:1) has translation MYDVIVVGARVAGAATALLLARAGRRVLLVDRARFPSDTLSTHYIHQPGIERLARWGVLDAVRATGCPALDRTVYQVGDVRLDGGTVPAHGQAEAYAPRRYLLDQILVDAAVAAGAEFRDGCSVSGLVYEDDRVVGVTCRSAAGTPVVERARLVIGADGMRSAVARAVDAPFTVHDPLMSCIYFTYWQGVRSGFELYERPGRWIGAIPTNDDATLIAAYFPQAEFDTVRGDALAHYLENIRTTAPDLYARTEGAERVERLRGTGDQQNFFRKPNGPGWALVGDAAHHKDSITARGMSDAFLAVEVLTGAITAEGVLDDPALLDEALRRYGERIQDELFEGYRNTLFVSRLRVTPDRMAMLRAIQDSPELTERYFAVAAGVMSVDELYDEDLHSRIALEAA, from the coding sequence ATGTACGACGTCATCGTGGTGGGGGCACGGGTCGCGGGTGCCGCCACCGCTCTGCTCCTGGCGCGGGCGGGTCGTCGGGTGCTGCTCGTCGACCGGGCCCGGTTTCCCAGCGACACCCTGTCCACGCACTACATCCATCAGCCCGGGATCGAGAGGCTCGCCCGCTGGGGCGTGCTCGACGCGGTCCGGGCCACCGGGTGCCCGGCGCTCGACCGCACCGTCTACCAGGTGGGCGACGTCCGCCTCGACGGCGGCACCGTGCCCGCCCACGGCCAGGCCGAGGCGTACGCGCCGCGCCGCTACCTGCTGGACCAGATCCTCGTGGACGCCGCCGTGGCCGCCGGCGCGGAGTTCCGGGACGGCTGCTCCGTCTCCGGTCTCGTGTACGAGGACGACCGCGTCGTCGGGGTCACGTGCCGTTCCGCCGCCGGTACTCCGGTCGTGGAGCGGGCCCGCCTCGTCATCGGCGCGGACGGGATGCGCTCGGCCGTCGCGAGGGCCGTCGACGCCCCGTTCACCGTGCACGACCCGCTGATGTCCTGCATCTACTTCACCTACTGGCAGGGCGTGCGCTCCGGATTCGAGCTGTACGAGCGGCCCGGCCGCTGGATCGGCGCCATCCCGACCAACGACGACGCGACCCTGATCGCCGCGTACTTCCCGCAGGCGGAGTTCGACACGGTGCGGGGCGACGCCCTCGCGCACTACCTGGAGAACATCCGTACGACCGCCCCCGATCTGTACGCGCGGACGGAGGGCGCGGAACGCGTCGAGCGGCTCCGCGGCACCGGCGACCAGCAGAACTTCTTCCGCAAGCCGAACGGTCCCGGCTGGGCCCTCGTCGGCGACGCCGCGCACCACAAGGACTCGATCACCGCGCGCGGCATGAGCGACGCCTTCCTCGCGGTCGAGGTGCTGACCGGGGCGATCACCGCCGAGGGCGTCCTCGACGACCCGGCGCTGCTCGACGAGGCGCTGCGCCGGTACGGGGAGCGGATCCAGGACGAGCTCTTCGAGGGCTACCGCAACACCCTGTTCGTCAGCCGTCTGCGGGTCACGCCCGACCGGATGGCGATGCTCCGGGCCATCCAGGACTCCCCGGAACTGACGGAACGCTACTTCGCGGTGGCGGCCGGCGTGATGTCCGTCGACGAGCTGTACGACGAGGACCTGCACAGCCGCATCGCGCTCGAAGCGGCATGA
- a CDS encoding hypothetical protein (identified by MetaGeneAnnotator; putative;~sequence version:1) translates to MSTALTPFRVGFPEEDLADLRDRLARTRWPEKETVGGWSQGVPLGYLQELAAYWRDTYDWRAAEARLNALPQFRTEIDGLGIHFLHVRSPHAGATPLLLSHGWPGSVLEFLDLIGPLTDPEDPADAFHVVCPSLPGFAFSDKPAEAGWTVERTAAAWDTLMRRLGYERYAAHGTDWGSFLTGILGETVPDHLLGVHLAMPFAMPPQGDVPVELDARDLAGLAALKDFQANEGAYSVLQATRPQTLGYGLADSPVGQLAWMIEKYWAWSDHDGDAEKVLDRDRLLDVVTLAWLAGTGASSARIYWESHNKMALGPVGVPTACSVFPKDARMPRPWCEHRFTDLRRWTDHERGGHFPALEQPDLLVDELRSFFRPLT, encoded by the coding sequence ATGAGCACGGCCCTCACGCCCTTCCGGGTCGGGTTCCCCGAGGAGGACCTCGCCGATCTGCGCGACCGGCTGGCCCGGACCCGCTGGCCCGAGAAGGAGACCGTCGGCGGCTGGTCGCAGGGCGTGCCGCTCGGCTACCTCCAGGAGCTGGCCGCGTACTGGCGCGACACGTACGACTGGCGGGCGGCCGAGGCGCGGCTGAACGCGCTCCCCCAGTTCCGTACGGAGATCGACGGCCTCGGGATCCACTTCCTGCACGTCCGCTCGCCGCACGCCGGCGCCACGCCGCTGCTGCTGAGCCACGGCTGGCCCGGATCGGTCCTGGAGTTCCTCGACCTCATCGGCCCGCTGACCGACCCCGAGGACCCTGCCGACGCCTTCCACGTCGTCTGCCCGTCGCTGCCCGGCTTCGCCTTCAGCGACAAGCCGGCCGAGGCCGGCTGGACCGTGGAGCGCACCGCCGCCGCCTGGGACACGCTGATGCGGCGCCTCGGGTACGAGCGGTACGCGGCGCACGGCACCGACTGGGGCTCGTTCCTGACCGGCATCCTCGGCGAGACGGTGCCGGACCATCTGCTCGGCGTCCATCTGGCGATGCCGTTCGCGATGCCGCCGCAGGGCGACGTCCCGGTGGAGCTGGACGCCCGTGACCTGGCCGGGCTCGCCGCGCTCAAGGACTTCCAGGCGAACGAGGGCGCGTACTCGGTGCTCCAGGCCACCCGCCCGCAGACCCTCGGCTACGGCCTGGCCGACTCCCCGGTGGGCCAGCTCGCGTGGATGATCGAGAAGTACTGGGCGTGGAGCGACCACGACGGCGACGCCGAGAAGGTCCTCGACCGCGACCGGCTGCTCGACGTGGTGACCCTCGCCTGGCTGGCCGGCACCGGCGCCTCCTCGGCCCGGATCTACTGGGAGAGCCACAACAAGATGGCCCTCGGGCCGGTCGGCGTGCCGACCGCCTGCTCGGTGTTCCCCAAGGACGCCCGGATGCCGCGCCCCTGGTGCGAGCACCGCTTCACCGATCTGCGCCGCTGGACCGACCACGAGCGCGGCGGACACTTCCCGGCCCTGGAGCAGCCGGACCTCCTCGTCGACGAACTCCGCTCCTTCTTCCGCCCGTTGACCTGA
- a CDS encoding L-carnitine dehydratase/bile acid-inducible protein F (CoA-transferase family III; pfam02515;~L-carnitine dehydratase/bile acid-inducible protein F [Streptomyces sp. AA4];~Predicted acyl-CoA transferases/carnitine dehydratase [Energyproduction and conversion]; COG1804;~identified by MetaGeneAnnotator; putative) has translation MGIASTEERATGTGTGVGPLAGLKVVELAAIGPGPFACMMLADLGAEVTRIDRADGRRSFEEWHQVLDRGRRARALDLKDPAGVAEVLDLVADADILVEGFRPGVAERLGLGPDACRERNPRLVYARMTGWGQDGPLAQVPGHDINYLALTGALDAIGEPGGPPVPPVNFLGDFAGGSMFLVAGVLAALYERQRTGLGQVVDAAIVDGVGALLGMLVGMSAAGQWRPERGANLLDGGAPFYTCYACADGGYVAVGALEERFYAALLRGLGLDGEGLLPDRADSANWTAIRREFEDRFAARDRDHWARLFEDTEACVTPVLSVAEAAAHPHHRARDSGPAAVAPRFSRGPAGLHRPRAR, from the coding sequence ATGGGCATCGCATCGACTGAGGAACGTGCCACCGGCACCGGCACCGGCGTCGGTCCGCTGGCCGGGCTGAAGGTGGTCGAACTGGCGGCGATCGGTCCCGGCCCCTTCGCCTGCATGATGCTGGCCGACCTCGGGGCCGAGGTGACCCGGATCGACCGGGCCGACGGCCGCAGGTCGTTCGAGGAGTGGCATCAGGTACTGGACCGCGGCCGGCGCGCCCGGGCCCTGGACCTGAAGGACCCGGCCGGCGTCGCCGAGGTCCTGGACCTCGTGGCGGACGCCGACATCCTGGTCGAGGGCTTCCGCCCGGGGGTGGCGGAGCGTCTCGGCCTCGGCCCCGACGCGTGCCGGGAGCGCAACCCGCGCCTCGTGTACGCGCGGATGACCGGCTGGGGGCAGGACGGGCCGCTGGCCCAGGTTCCCGGCCACGACATCAACTACCTCGCGCTCACGGGGGCGTTGGACGCGATAGGCGAGCCGGGCGGGCCCCCGGTCCCGCCCGTGAACTTCCTGGGCGACTTCGCCGGCGGCTCGATGTTCCTGGTCGCCGGCGTGCTCGCGGCCCTGTACGAGCGGCAGCGCACCGGTCTCGGCCAGGTCGTCGACGCGGCGATCGTGGACGGGGTCGGCGCGCTGCTCGGCATGCTCGTCGGGATGTCCGCGGCCGGTCAGTGGCGGCCCGAGCGGGGCGCGAACCTGCTGGACGGCGGCGCGCCGTTCTACACCTGCTACGCGTGTGCCGACGGCGGCTACGTGGCGGTCGGCGCGCTGGAGGAGCGGTTCTACGCGGCCCTTCTGCGCGGTCTCGGACTCGACGGCGAGGGGCTGCTCCCCGACCGGGCCGACTCCGCCAACTGGACAGCGATACGGCGGGAGTTCGAGGACCGCTTCGCCGCGCGGGACCGGGACCACTGGGCGCGGCTCTTCGAGGACACCGAAGCGTGCGTGACCCCGGTGCTGAGCGTCGCGGAAGCCGCCGCTCACCCGCATCACCGGGCCCGCGACAGCGGCCCCGCCGCGGTCGCCCCGCGCTTCAGCCGGGGTCCAGCCGGACTCCACCGGCCGCGGGCACGCTGA
- a CDS encoding hypothetical protein (identified by MetaGeneAnnotator; putative;~sequence version:1): MTAGTTGTSGASAELPELSELSELSELSELSELSELSELSEIPEFPFPGTSYRGPDPLFTRLRAERPVVRVRWTGGGHAWLITRHEDVRRVLDDTRFSRAASYAPEAPTFQGLFQAPPGMIVSLDPPDHTRLRRLAEQAFSRTRIEGMRPRVREVAVRLLDALDKKAADGGPVDLVEGFAAPLAMAVICELLGVPEQDRDQFLVWVRQFADVSGPEELAVEGREKLGAYIAGLVGGKMAAPADDVLSDLIAARDGEDRLSFEELVGLGYTLLGGGFDSAAGQISNFTLTLLAHHPEVWRRLGEHPEDVPRAVEELLRTVNLTGNDTSGMPRIATEDVTVAGVTIPAGDAVFLAFASANRDASVFPDPETADFGRADNPHLAFGHGIHHCLGAPLARVELAVALEELTARYPDARPAVPEPELLWRVGDVNHNLVSLPVHLRRSTS, translated from the coding sequence ATGACCGCCGGTACGACCGGTACGTCCGGGGCCAGCGCAGAGCTGCCCGAGCTGTCAGAGCTGTCAGAGCTGTCAGAGCTGTCAGAGCTGTCAGAGCTGTCAGAGCTGTCAGAGCTGTCAGAGATACCCGAATTCCCCTTCCCGGGTACGAGTTACCGGGGCCCCGACCCGCTCTTCACCCGTCTCCGGGCGGAGCGGCCCGTCGTACGCGTCCGGTGGACCGGGGGCGGCCACGCCTGGCTGATCACGCGCCACGAGGACGTACGGCGGGTGCTCGACGACACCCGGTTCAGCCGGGCGGCCTCGTACGCGCCCGAAGCACCCACGTTCCAGGGGCTGTTCCAGGCCCCGCCCGGGATGATCGTCTCGCTCGACCCGCCGGACCACACCCGGCTGCGGCGGCTCGCCGAACAGGCCTTCTCGCGGACCCGGATCGAGGGCATGCGGCCCCGCGTGCGCGAGGTGGCGGTCCGGCTGCTCGACGCCCTGGACAAGAAGGCGGCGGACGGCGGGCCGGTGGACCTCGTGGAGGGCTTCGCCGCGCCGCTCGCCATGGCGGTCATCTGCGAGCTGCTCGGCGTGCCGGAGCAGGACCGCGATCAATTCCTGGTCTGGGTACGGCAGTTCGCCGACGTGTCCGGCCCGGAGGAGCTGGCCGTCGAGGGCCGGGAGAAGCTCGGCGCGTACATCGCGGGGCTGGTCGGCGGCAAGATGGCCGCCCCCGCCGACGACGTGCTCTCCGACCTGATCGCCGCCCGCGACGGCGAGGACCGGCTGAGCTTCGAGGAGCTGGTGGGCCTCGGCTACACCCTGCTCGGCGGCGGCTTCGACTCGGCGGCGGGCCAGATCTCCAACTTCACCCTGACGCTGCTCGCGCACCACCCCGAGGTCTGGCGGCGGCTCGGCGAGCACCCCGAGGACGTGCCGCGGGCCGTCGAGGAGCTGCTGCGGACGGTGAACCTGACGGGCAACGACACCTCCGGCATGCCGCGTATCGCCACCGAGGACGTGACCGTCGCCGGCGTGACCATCCCCGCCGGGGACGCCGTCTTCCTGGCCTTCGCCTCCGCCAACCGCGACGCGTCGGTCTTCCCCGACCCGGAGACGGCGGACTTCGGCCGCGCGGACAACCCGCACCTCGCCTTCGGCCACGGCATCCACCACTGCCTGGGCGCGCCGCTGGCGCGGGTCGAGCTGGCCGTGGCCCTGGAGGAGCTGACCGCCCGCTACCCCGACGCCCGGCCGGCGGTCCCCGAGCCCGAGCTGCTGTGGCGGGTCGGCGACGTCAACCACAACCTCGTAAGCCTCCCCGTTCATCTGCGAAGGAGCACGTCATGA
- a CDS encoding 3-oxoacyl-(acyl carrier protein) synthase III (identified by MetaGeneAnnotator; putative;~sequence version:1), with amino-acid sequence MRWNDLYVAGVGAYLPEHVETADEAIAAGRYTEQKRSLNGFRSVHVAAEHETGPTMAALAGRQAVARSGHADDDFGLVLHSYIGHQGLDFWTPASFVQRETVGGSAPAFEIKQGCNGMLAAFEVASSYVAARPDVTAALVTGGDAFRMPYIDRWGSDEQNVDGDGAAAVVLSGRGGFARVRSTYSHGDPSLEPMGRSGAGWTDTPFAGGETIGVSKRKSDYLLAEDMEFDDAIEKISASVEKSMARALADADAELSDVRYFLHQNLALSIVTHGLYGLLGVERERTTHEWGLGVGMVGTADPVLGLNRVMASGEAKPGDLVVLQAAGAGYVWTTVVLEILDVPSWES; translated from the coding sequence ATGCGCTGGAACGATCTGTACGTCGCCGGGGTGGGAGCCTACCTGCCCGAGCACGTCGAGACCGCCGACGAGGCCATCGCCGCCGGCCGGTACACCGAGCAGAAACGGTCCCTCAACGGCTTCCGCTCGGTGCACGTCGCCGCCGAGCACGAGACCGGCCCGACCATGGCGGCCCTCGCCGGCCGGCAGGCCGTGGCCCGGTCGGGGCACGCGGACGACGACTTCGGGCTCGTCCTGCACAGCTACATCGGCCACCAGGGGCTCGACTTCTGGACGCCGGCGAGCTTCGTGCAGCGCGAGACGGTCGGCGGCTCGGCCCCCGCGTTCGAGATCAAGCAGGGCTGCAACGGCATGCTCGCCGCCTTCGAGGTCGCCTCCTCGTACGTGGCGGCCCGCCCCGACGTCACGGCGGCCCTGGTCACCGGCGGCGACGCCTTCCGGATGCCGTACATCGACCGCTGGGGCTCGGACGAGCAGAACGTCGACGGCGACGGCGCCGCGGCCGTCGTCCTCTCCGGCCGGGGCGGCTTCGCGCGCGTCCGGTCCACGTACTCGCACGGCGACCCGTCGCTCGAACCGATGGGGCGCAGCGGCGCCGGCTGGACGGACACCCCGTTCGCCGGCGGGGAGACGATTGGTGTCAGCAAGCGGAAGTCGGACTACCTGCTCGCCGAGGACATGGAGTTCGACGACGCGATCGAGAAGATCTCGGCGAGCGTCGAGAAGTCCATGGCGCGGGCCCTCGCCGACGCCGACGCCGAACTGTCCGACGTCCGCTACTTCCTGCACCAGAACCTCGCCCTGTCGATCGTGACGCACGGCCTCTACGGTCTGCTCGGGGTCGAGCGCGAGCGGACCACGCACGAGTGGGGCCTGGGCGTCGGCATGGTCGGCACCGCGGACCCCGTCCTCGGGCTGAACCGGGTGATGGCGAGCGGCGAGGCGAAGCCGGGGGACCTGGTGGTCCTCCAGGCGGCGGGCGCGGGCTACGTGTGGACGACGGTGGTCCTGGAGATCCTGGACGTCCCGAGCTGGGAGTCCTGA
- a CDS encoding cytochrome P450 (Cytochrome P450 [Secondary metabolites biosynthesis,transport, and catabolism]; COG2124;~Cytochrome P450; cl12078;~PFAM: cytochrome P450; KEGG: bxe:Bxe_C0945 putative cytochrome P450;~cytochrome P450 [Thermomonospora curvata DSM43183];~identified by MetaGeneAnnotator; putative), which translates to MTTSATDPGTAEVETGTFPYQRQCPFTPPKEYAEMVEKDVSQVTLTGSGLRIWTITGYETIRQLLTDPRVSASRKHANFPFYFIAPPEYRTETSFIGYDGQAHSDTRRKAALTFTARQVRRLRPRIEEIVDHHLDRLLAMSPTPYVDFHHAFSLPVPMTVICELLGIPQDRQEFFIKHGTALLGGHSSTEERQAAIVEVNAYVNELIQLKKAEPGDDLLSRAMADYEASGEEYTDRDLFNMVRLLMNGGHETTASQLSLGTACLLENPDQLALLLADPSLVKPAVEELVRFATIGDTAVPRVALEDIEIGGQTIREGDGILCLGLAANRDPEVFPEPEKLDITRGSRKHLGFGHGVHHCIGADLARLEMEIVWSRLFQRIPTLRLARPFLDIPRKEGAVIYGLWELPVTW; encoded by the coding sequence GTGACAACCAGCGCAACGGATCCGGGCACCGCCGAGGTGGAGACCGGCACGTTCCCGTATCAGCGGCAGTGCCCGTTCACCCCGCCCAAGGAATACGCGGAGATGGTCGAGAAGGACGTCTCCCAGGTCACGCTCACCGGCTCGGGACTGCGGATCTGGACGATCACCGGCTACGAGACCATCCGGCAGCTGCTCACCGACCCGCGGGTCAGCGCGTCGCGCAAGCACGCGAACTTCCCCTTCTACTTCATCGCCCCGCCGGAGTACCGCACCGAGACCTCCTTCATCGGCTACGACGGCCAGGCGCACAGCGACACCCGCCGCAAGGCCGCGCTGACCTTCACGGCCCGCCAGGTCCGCCGGCTGCGGCCGCGGATCGAGGAGATCGTCGACCACCACCTCGACCGGCTGCTCGCCATGTCGCCGACGCCGTACGTCGACTTCCACCACGCGTTCTCGCTGCCCGTGCCGATGACCGTGATCTGCGAACTCCTCGGCATCCCGCAGGACCGGCAGGAGTTCTTCATCAAGCACGGCACGGCGCTGCTCGGCGGCCACAGCTCGACGGAGGAGCGGCAGGCCGCGATCGTCGAGGTCAACGCGTACGTCAACGAGCTGATCCAGCTGAAGAAGGCCGAGCCGGGCGACGACCTGCTCAGCCGGGCGATGGCCGACTACGAGGCGTCCGGCGAGGAGTACACCGACCGCGACCTGTTCAACATGGTCCGGCTGCTGATGAACGGCGGCCACGAGACCACCGCCAGCCAGCTCTCCCTCGGCACCGCCTGCCTCCTGGAGAACCCGGACCAGCTCGCGCTGCTGCTCGCCGACCCGTCGCTGGTCAAGCCGGCCGTCGAGGAGCTGGTGCGGTTCGCGACGATCGGCGACACCGCCGTCCCGCGCGTCGCCCTGGAGGACATCGAGATCGGCGGCCAGACCATCCGCGAGGGCGACGGCATCCTCTGCCTCGGCCTCGCCGCCAACCGCGACCCCGAGGTCTTCCCCGAGCCGGAGAAGCTCGACATCACCCGCGGCAGCCGCAAGCACCTCGGCTTCGGGCACGGCGTGCACCACTGCATCGGCGCGGACCTCGCCCGGCTGGAGATGGAGATCGTCTGGAGCAGGCTGTTCCAGCGCATCCCGACCCTCCGGCTCGCCAGGCCCTTCCTCGACATCCCCCGCAAGGAGGGCGCGGTGATCTACGGGCTGTGGGAGCTGCCGGTCACCTGGTGA